A genomic segment from Exiguobacterium marinum DSM 16307 encodes:
- a CDS encoding very short patch repair endonuclease, with amino-acid sequence MSATNKGIQKVRGKDTKMELKVRKALWHRGLRYRKNYKKLLGTPDIAFPNQKLVIFLDSCFWHGCPLHYREPKSNQEFWNEKIKRNQERDAEQTEHYVCQGWTILRFWEHEIASDFERVINDIVTTYDQLNKKRDRDENRQELLDVDDLCD; translated from the coding sequence ATGTCGGCTACCAATAAAGGTATCCAAAAAGTGCGAGGTAAAGATACTAAAATGGAGCTGAAAGTTAGGAAAGCACTTTGGCATAGAGGATTACGGTACAGAAAAAACTACAAAAAGCTGCTAGGTACACCTGACATAGCGTTTCCGAATCAGAAATTGGTTATCTTTTTGGATTCTTGTTTTTGGCATGGATGCCCGCTTCATTATAGGGAGCCTAAGTCTAATCAGGAGTTTTGGAACGAAAAAATTAAAAGAAATCAAGAACGTGACGCGGAACAAACAGAGCACTATGTTTGCCAAGGCTGGACCATACTTCGATTTTGGGAGCATGAAATAGCATCAGACTTTGAGCGGGTAATAAATGATATTGTGACAACTTACGACCAATTAAATAAAAAACGTGACCGAGATGAAAATCGTCAGGAACTATTAGACGTGGATGATCTTTGTGATTAA
- a CDS encoding DNA cytosine methyltransferase, translating to MTVKTVSEVQKESNSTVTTKNRNVLSLFSGCGGMDLGFEGGFEVLKESINLNVNKHWNIKKVNGKWVELPETRFKTVFANDIRPDAQRAWTRYFGNKGIESEVYHLESIVDVVKAYRETKINPFPEDIEVVTGGFPCQDFSVAGKRKGFESDKSHDGKSVEIDEADIDKPNVENRGQLYMWMREVVEIVKPKVFVAENVKGLVNLGDVKKIIENDFSNIGDGYIVVPAKVLHAAEFGVPQSRERVIFYGFEKGALKKEAIEELQNENISAKYDPYPFKTHCLPTKVPTENLLPHVSVRSALEGLVEPEKSSDLSQQKYSKAKYMGKHCQGQTEVNLDGIGPTIRSEHHGNIEFRRLGLEKGGKRLDELEQGLEERRLTVRECARIQTFPDDYEFVWSKKGEDPGLSASSAYKIIGNAVPPLLAYHIAKRLEDNWSLYFETEMENFDE from the coding sequence ATGACGGTTAAAACTGTCTCGGAAGTACAAAAAGAATCTAACTCAACAGTCACAACGAAAAATAGAAATGTATTATCTCTATTTTCTGGTTGTGGTGGAATGGATTTAGGGTTTGAGGGCGGATTCGAAGTTTTAAAAGAATCAATCAACTTAAATGTTAACAAGCATTGGAATATAAAAAAAGTAAACGGAAAGTGGGTCGAACTACCAGAAACCCGATTCAAAACGGTTTTCGCCAACGATATCAGACCTGATGCTCAACGAGCGTGGACCCGTTATTTTGGTAACAAAGGTATCGAGTCAGAAGTTTATCACCTCGAAAGTATCGTCGACGTCGTGAAGGCTTACCGCGAAACAAAAATCAATCCATTTCCGGAGGACATTGAGGTCGTGACCGGTGGCTTCCCTTGTCAGGATTTTTCTGTGGCGGGAAAACGTAAAGGGTTTGAATCTGACAAATCACATGATGGGAAATCGGTCGAGATTGATGAGGCTGACATCGATAAGCCGAACGTAGAGAATCGTGGCCAACTATACATGTGGATGCGCGAAGTTGTGGAAATTGTTAAGCCTAAGGTTTTTGTGGCCGAGAACGTTAAGGGTCTGGTCAATCTTGGCGACGTTAAAAAAATAATCGAGAATGATTTTTCTAACATTGGGGATGGTTATATAGTCGTTCCGGCCAAGGTGCTACACGCCGCCGAATTTGGGGTTCCACAATCTAGAGAGCGTGTGATTTTTTATGGTTTCGAGAAAGGTGCTTTGAAGAAAGAGGCAATTGAAGAGCTACAGAATGAAAATATTTCCGCAAAGTATGATCCATATCCGTTCAAGACTCATTGTTTGCCGACTAAAGTTCCGACAGAAAACCTTCTTCCACATGTTTCGGTCAGAAGCGCTTTAGAAGGTTTGGTTGAACCTGAGAAAAGTTCTGACTTGTCTCAACAAAAATATTCTAAAGCCAAATACATGGGAAAACATTGTCAAGGTCAGACTGAGGTTAATCTAGACGGAATCGGGCCGACCATTAGATCTGAACATCACGGGAACATTGAATTCCGTCGACTTGGTTTGGAAAAAGGAGGAAAACGTCTGGATGAGCTAGAACAAGGTCTTGAGGAAAGAAGGTTGACCGTTCGTGAGTGCGCTCGTATTCAGACATTCCCTGATGATTACGAATTTGTTTGGTCCAAAAAAGGAGAAGACCCAGGATTGTCTGCTTCTAGCGCATATAAGATCATAGGGAACGCGGTACCTCCTTTACTCGCATATCATATTGCGAAGAGGCTCGAGGATAATTGGAGTCTCTATTTCGAAACGGAGATGGAGAATTTTGACGAATGA
- a CDS encoding winged helix-turn-helix domain-containing protein, protein MSNEKKEYGPGDTLVLRIRKNEHFLAEWAGKQTEIGESIRYLIENDISRNGMSDVSREIMKNRPELPTAKDIKTDLFMFIGDNEKVTPKEAYEYLADKYQLDDWSRTIITRSGKEPKWNNIVRWAKKDLQNEDLVESIEHGVWVLTDDGRYVHKRLSEDSQKKD, encoded by the coding sequence ATGTCAAATGAAAAAAAAGAGTATGGACCTGGTGACACGCTAGTGTTACGAATTAGGAAAAATGAACATTTTTTAGCAGAATGGGCAGGGAAGCAGACTGAAATTGGAGAATCAATTCGTTACTTGATTGAGAATGATATTAGTCGAAACGGAATGTCAGATGTTTCACGAGAAATTATGAAGAACCGACCGGAATTACCGACAGCTAAAGATATTAAGACTGATTTATTCATGTTTATTGGGGATAATGAAAAAGTTACACCTAAAGAAGCATACGAATATTTAGCTGATAAATATCAATTGGATGATTGGAGTCGTACGATTATTACTCGTAGCGGCAAGGAGCCGAAGTGGAACAACATTGTTCGTTGGGCTAAAAAAGATTTACAAAATGAAGACTTGGTAGAGAGTATTGAGCATGGTGTTTGGGTACTTACTGATGATGGTAGATATGTGCATAAACGGTTAAGTGAAGATTCTCAAAAAAAAGATTGA
- a CDS encoding JAB domain-containing protein, translating to MELSSIIEVIRIKQEVREEMVALEHAVIQSPDNARQIGASFIGDDDREVFLVIMLNTKNRVIGVHRAHVGSVNSSVVHPREIFKCAILNNASCIIACHQHPSGDPTPSREDILVSERLHEVGDLIGIPVLDHLILGADESYVSMKQRGYMG from the coding sequence ATGGAACTATCGTCAATCATCGAGGTCATCCGTATCAAACAAGAGGTTCGCGAGGAAATGGTCGCTCTCGAGCACGCCGTCATCCAATCACCCGACAATGCCCGACAAATCGGGGCATCCTTCATCGGGGATGATGACCGTGAGGTGTTCCTCGTCATCATGTTGAACACGAAAAATCGGGTCATCGGCGTCCATCGGGCGCACGTCGGGAGCGTCAATTCGAGCGTCGTTCACCCGAGAGAAATCTTCAAATGCGCCATCTTGAACAATGCCTCGTGCATCATCGCCTGTCACCAACATCCGAGCGGGGACCCGACACCGAGCCGGGAGGACATCCTCGTCTCCGAACGGTTACATGAAGTAGGCGACCTCATCGGCATCCCGGTGCTCGACCATCTCATCCTCGGTGCGGACGAGTCATACGTCAGCATGAAACAGCGGGGTTACATGGGTTGA